In Electrophorus electricus isolate fEleEle1 chromosome 6, fEleEle1.pri, whole genome shotgun sequence, a single genomic region encodes these proteins:
- the mink1 gene encoding misshapen-like kinase 1 isoform X4, giving the protein MTENAPTRSLDDIDLAALRDPAGIFELVEVVGNGTYGQVYKGRHVKTGQLAAIKVMDVTEEEEEEIKAEINMLKKYSHHRNIATYYGAFVKKSPPGHDDQLWLVMEFCGAGSVTDLVKNTKGNSLKEDWIAYICREILRGLSHLHAHKVIHRDIKGQNVLLTENAEVKLVDFGVSAQLDRTVGRRNTFIGTPYWMAPEVIACDENPDSTYDYRSDIWSLGITAIEMAEGAPPLCDMHPMRALFLIPRNPPPKLKSKKWSKKFIDFIEGCLVKTYQSRPSTEQLLKHSFIRDQPTERQVRIQLKDHIDRTRKKRGEKEETEYEYSGSDEEDESRGDERESSSSILNVPGESTLRRDFLRLQQENKERSEALKRQQAQLAAQRRDPEEHKRQLLHDRQKRIEEQKEQRRRLEEQQRKEREMVRQQQEKAPHRRLDDMRREEDRRMAEREQEFIRHKLEEEQRQLEILQQQLLQEQALLMEYKRKQLEEQRQSERLQRQLQQEHAYLVSLQQQQQQQQQQDKKPLYHYSKNLDNNKPAWAREVEERSKLNRQGSPKICTTVSDTNIQSRSDSISQSGAVQAAQTPPMQRPVEPQGGQGKFQMAHLVPLKPYAAPVPRSQSLCDQPTKTMSAFPTQDPSPTPTPRPLHSRELVRQNSDPTSESPAPQQRPMRDDHGPWIRLPEIEQPPKIPQRTASIATALNTNLSSGIRHPVRASNPDLSRNDRWERGDSMNLMSNLPQTGSLERHRILSSSKMDTSPILSHDGRHKPGESRTSSRPSRPADHGLYPKERVEEQPRPPVKANDYSSSSESSESSEESECGEGAEEESPSDRPRDADSDSINTMVVHEEEDGEGGEEDRAGGYGDQTMLVQRTPEKRNHNGYTNLPDVVQPSHSPTDSASHSSPGKDSTFDYQSRGMVKASGKTSFTTFVDLGMYQPSGGTGENMSVGGLGSRFDQLKLEVRKGSMVNVNPTNTRPVSDTPEIRKYKKRFNSEILCAALWGVNLLVGTENGLKLLDRSGQGKVYPLINSRRFQQMDVLEGLNLLITISGKKNKVRVYYLAWLRNKILHNDPEVEKKQGWTTVGEMEGCVHYKVVKYERIKFLVIALKNAVEVYAWAPKPYHKFMAFKSFTDLPHKPQLVDLTVEEGQRLKVIYGSSAGFHAIDVDSGNNYDIYIPVHIQSQVMPHAIVFLPSSDGMEMLLCYEDEGVYVNTYGRIIKDVVLQWGEMPTSVAHICSNQIMGWGEKAIEIRSVETGHLDGVFMHKRAQRLKFLCERNDKVFFASVRSGGSSQVYFMTLNRNCIMNW; this is encoded by the exons GACCCAGCCGGCATCTTTGAGCTTGTGGAGGTTGTGGGTAACGGCACCTATGGACAGGTGTAcaag GGGCGGCATGTCAAAACGGGCCAGCTGGCGGCCATTAAGGTGATGGATGTCaccgaggaagaggaggaggagatcaAGGCCGAGATCAACATGCTGAAGAAGTACAGCCACCACCGCAACATCGCCACATACTACGGCGCCTTCGTCAAGAAGAGCCCTCCCGGACACGACGACCAGCTCTGG ctggtgATGGAGTTCTGTGGAGCTGGTTCAGTCACAGACCTGGTGAAGAACACTAAAGGAAACTCACTTAAGGAGGACTGGATCGCTTATATCTGCCGAGAGATCCTAAGA ggCCTGTCTCATCTCCATGCACATAAGGTCATCCACAGAGACATCAAAGGCCAAAATGTTCTGCTCACTGAGAACGCGGAGGTCAAACTTG tggATTTTGGGGTGAGTGCTCAGCTGGACCGCACTGTGGGTAGGAGGAACACCTTCATTGGCACACCTTATTGGATGGCACCTGAGGTCATCGCCTGTGATGAAAACCCAGACTCCACCTACGACTACagg AGTGACATCTGGTCTCTGGGAATCACCGCCATAGAGATGGCAGAGGGTGCACCCC CACTATGTGACATGCACCCAATGAGAGCCCTCTTCCTGATCCCGCGGAACCCTCCTCCGAAACTCAAGTCTAAGAAATG gtcaaAGAAGTTCATTGACTTCATCGAGGGCTGCCTGGTGAAGACATACCAGAGCCGTCCATCGACGGAGCAGCTGCTGAAACACTCGTTCATACGAGACCAGCCCACGGAGAGGCAGGTGCGCATCCAGCTGAAGGACCACATTGACCGCACGCGCAAGAAACGTGGTGAGAAGG AGGAGACGGAGTATGAATACAGCGGCAGTGATGAAGAAGATGAGAGCCGAGGGGATGAGAGGGAGTCCAG CAGCTCCATCCTGAACGTGCCGGGTGAGTCCACCCTGCGCAGGGACTTCTTGCGACTGCAGCAGGAGAACAAAGAGCGCTCGGAGGCGCTGAAGCGCCAACAGGCCCAGCTGGCGGCCCAGCGCCGTGACCCCGAGGAGCACAAGCGGCAGCTGCTGCACGACCGCCAGAAACGCATCgaggagcagaaggagcagCGGCGCAGGCTGGAGGAG CAACAGAGGAAGGAGCGTGAGATGGTGAggcagcagcaggagaaggCTCCACACCGTCGCCTCGACGATATGAGGCGAGAGGAGGACCGGAGGATGGCCGAGAGAGAGCAG gagtttATAAGGCATAAGttggaagaggagcagagacagTTAGAAATCCTTCAGCAGCAGCTGTTGCAGGAGCAGGCCTTGCTCATG gagtatAAGCGTaagcagctggaggagcagagacagTCAGAGCGTCTGCAGCGACAACTCCAGCAGGAGCACGCTTACCTCGTGTCCctacaacagcagcagcagcagcagcagcagcaggataAGAAGCCCCTCTACCACTACAGCAAGAACCTGGACAATAACAAGCCGGCCTGGGCCAGAGAG gtagaGGAGCGCAGTAAGCTGAACAGGCAGGGCTCTCCCAAAATCTGTACCACTGTCTCCGACACCAACATCCAATCACGCTCCGACTCgatcagccaatcaggagcTGTCCAGGCTGCACAGACTCCGCCCATGCAGAGACCTGTCGAACCACAGGGTGGCCAGGGCAAG TTCCAGATGGCGCACCTGGTGCCGCTGAAGCCGTACGCCGCGCCCGTCCCCCGCTCCCAGTCCCTCTGTGACCAGCCCACTAAGACCATGTCCGCCTTCCCCACCCAggacccctcccccacccccacaccccgcCCCCTACACTCCCGCGAGCTCGTCCGGCAGAACTCCGACCCCACCTCCGAGAGCCCCGCCCCTCAACAGCGCCCAATGAGGGATGACCACGGACCCTGGATCCGCCTCCCGGAGATTGAGCAGCCTCCAAAA ATTCCTCAGAGAACAGCGTCTATAGCTACAGCTCTTAACACTAACCTGTCGTCTGGCATCAGACATCCCGTACGAGCCAG TAATCCAGATCTGAGCCGCAATGACCGTTGGGAAAGAGGAGACAGCATGAATCTTATGTCCAACCTGCCTCAGACCGGCTCACTAGAGAGACACCGCATCCtca GCTCCTCCAAAATGGACACTTCTCCGATTCTCTCTCACGATGGACGTCACAAACCCGGAGAATCCCGCACCTCCTCCAGACCTAGCAGACCGGCG gaCCATGGCCTGTACCCgaaggagagggtggaggaacAGCCCCGGCCACCGGTGAAGGCCAACGACTATTCCTCATCCTCAGAGAGCAGCGAGAgcagtgaggagagtgagtgtggtGAAGGCGCGGAGGAGGAGAGCCCCAGTGACCG ACCCCGAGACGCAGATTCCGACTCCATCAACACCATGGTGGTacatgaggaagaggatggtgaAGGGGGGGAAGAAGATCGGGCCGGAGGATACGGAGACCAGACCATGCTGGTCCAGAGG ACCCCCGAGAAGCGTAACCATAACGGCTACACTAATCTACCTGACGTGGTTCAGCCGTCTCACTCCCCTACTGACTCTGCCTCCCACTCCTCCCCTGGGAAAGACTCCACCTTTGAC TATCAGTCAAGGGGAATGGTCAAAGCATCTGGGAAAACCTCCTTCACCACGTTTGTGGACCTTGGAATGTACCAACCATCCGGGGGGACAGGGGAGAACATGTCTGTGGGAG gtctGGGTTCGCGGTTTGACCAGCTGAAGCTGGAGGTGAGGAAGGGATCCATGGTTAACGTGAACCCCACAAACACTCGACCTGTGAGTGACACCCCCGAGATCCGCAAGTACAAGAAGAGGTTCAATTCGGAGATCCTCTGCGCTGCACTctggg gcgTGAACTTGCTAGTAGGAACAGAGAACGGGCTGAAGCTGCTGGACCGCAGTGGTCAGGGGAAGGTCTACCCACTGATCAACTCCCGCAGGTTCCAGCAGATGGATGTGCTCGAGGGTCTAAATCTGCTCATCACCATAtcag ggaAGAAGAATAAGGTGAGAGTGTATTACCTGGCCTGGCTGAGGAATAAGATCCTCCATAATGACCCGGAGGTGGAGAAGAAGCAAGGCTGGACCACTGTAGGGGAGATGGAGGGCTGCGTGCACTACAAAGTGG TGAAATACGAGCGTATTAAGTTTCTGGTGATCGCTCTGAAGAACGCAGTAGAAGTCTATGCGTGGGCCCCGAAACCTTACCACAAGTTCATGGCCTTCAAG TCATTCACTGACCTGCCTCATAAGCCTCAGCTGGTTGACCTGACGGTGGAGGAAGGTCAGAGGTTAAAGGTCATCTACGGCTCGAGCGCCGGGTTCCATGCCATCGACGTCGATTCCGGGAACAATTATGACATCTACATTCCGGTCCAT atACAATCTCAGGTGATGCCGCACGCGATCGTTTTCTTGCCCAGTTCGGATGGCAtggaaatgttgctgtgttacGAGGATGAAGGCGTCTACGTCAACACGTATGGACGCATCATCAAAGACGTGGTCCTGCAGTGGGGAGAGATGCCAACCTCTGTTG cccatATCTGTTCAAACCAGATCATGGGCTGGGGAGAGAAGGCCATTGAGATCCGCTCGGTGGAGACAGGCCACCTGGATGGGGTCTTCATGCATAAGAGAGCTCAGAGACTCAAGTTCCTCTGTGAGAGGAATGACAAG GTGTTCTTTGCCTCCGTGCGCTCTGGAGGGAGCAGTCAAGTCTACTTCATGACCCTGAACAGAAACTGCATTATGAACTGGTGA
- the mink1 gene encoding misshapen-like kinase 1 isoform X2, with protein MTENAPTRSLDDIDLAALRDPAGIFELVEVVGNGTYGQVYKGRHVKTGQLAAIKVMDVTEEEEEEIKAEINMLKKYSHHRNIATYYGAFVKKSPPGHDDQLWLVMEFCGAGSVTDLVKNTKGNSLKEDWIAYICREILRGLSHLHAHKVIHRDIKGQNVLLTENAEVKLVDFGVSAQLDRTVGRRNTFIGTPYWMAPEVIACDENPDSTYDYRSDIWSLGITAIEMAEGAPPLCDMHPMRALFLIPRNPPPKLKSKKWSKKFIDFIEGCLVKTYQSRPSTEQLLKHSFIRDQPTERQVRIQLKDHIDRTRKKRGEKEETEYEYSGSDEEDESRGDERESSSSILNVPGESTLRRDFLRLQQENKERSEALKRQQAQLAAQRRDPEEHKRQLLHDRQKRIEEQKEQRRRLEEQQRKEREMVRQQQEKAPHRRLDDMRREEDRRMAEREQEFIRHKLEEEQRQLEILQQQLLQEQALLMEYKRKQLEEQRQSERLQRQLQQEHAYLVSLQQQQQQQQQQDKKPLYHYSKNLDNNKPAWAREVEERSKLNRQGSPKICTTVSDTNIQSRSDSISQSGAVQAAQTPPMQRPVEPQGGQGKFQMAHLVPLKPYAAPVPRSQSLCDQPTKTMSAFPTQDPSPTPTPRPLHSRELVRQNSDPTSESPAPQQRPMRDDHGPWIRLPEIEQPPKIPQRTASIATALNTNLSSGIRHPVRASNPDLSRNDRWERGDSMNLMSNLPQTGSLERHRILSSSKMDTSPILSHDGRHKPGESRTSSRPSRPASYKRAIGEDHGLYPKERVEEQPRPPVKANDYSSSSESSESSEESECGEGAEEESPSDRPRDADSDSINTMVVHEEEDGEGGEEDRAGGYGDQTMLVQRTPEKRNHNGYTNLPDVVQPSHSPTDSASHSSPGKDSTFDYQSRGMVKASGKTSFTTFVDLGMYQPSGGTGENMSVGGLGSRFDQLKLEVRKGSMVNVNPTNTRPVSDTPEIRKYKKRFNSEILCAALWGVNLLVGTENGLKLLDRSGQGKVYPLINSRRFQQMDVLEGLNLLITISGKKNKVRVYYLAWLRNKILHNDPEVEKKQGWTTVGEMEGCVHYKVVKYERIKFLVIALKNAVEVYAWAPKPYHKFMAFKSFTDLPHKPQLVDLTVEEGQRLKVIYGSSAGFHAIDVDSGNNYDIYIPVHIQSQVMPHAIVFLPSSDGMEMLLCYEDEGVYVNTYGRIIKDVVLQWGEMPTSVAHICSNQIMGWGEKAIEIRSVETGHLDGVFMHKRAQRLKFLCERNDKVFFASVRSGGSSQVYFMTLNRNCIMNW; from the exons GACCCAGCCGGCATCTTTGAGCTTGTGGAGGTTGTGGGTAACGGCACCTATGGACAGGTGTAcaag GGGCGGCATGTCAAAACGGGCCAGCTGGCGGCCATTAAGGTGATGGATGTCaccgaggaagaggaggaggagatcaAGGCCGAGATCAACATGCTGAAGAAGTACAGCCACCACCGCAACATCGCCACATACTACGGCGCCTTCGTCAAGAAGAGCCCTCCCGGACACGACGACCAGCTCTGG ctggtgATGGAGTTCTGTGGAGCTGGTTCAGTCACAGACCTGGTGAAGAACACTAAAGGAAACTCACTTAAGGAGGACTGGATCGCTTATATCTGCCGAGAGATCCTAAGA ggCCTGTCTCATCTCCATGCACATAAGGTCATCCACAGAGACATCAAAGGCCAAAATGTTCTGCTCACTGAGAACGCGGAGGTCAAACTTG tggATTTTGGGGTGAGTGCTCAGCTGGACCGCACTGTGGGTAGGAGGAACACCTTCATTGGCACACCTTATTGGATGGCACCTGAGGTCATCGCCTGTGATGAAAACCCAGACTCCACCTACGACTACagg AGTGACATCTGGTCTCTGGGAATCACCGCCATAGAGATGGCAGAGGGTGCACCCC CACTATGTGACATGCACCCAATGAGAGCCCTCTTCCTGATCCCGCGGAACCCTCCTCCGAAACTCAAGTCTAAGAAATG gtcaaAGAAGTTCATTGACTTCATCGAGGGCTGCCTGGTGAAGACATACCAGAGCCGTCCATCGACGGAGCAGCTGCTGAAACACTCGTTCATACGAGACCAGCCCACGGAGAGGCAGGTGCGCATCCAGCTGAAGGACCACATTGACCGCACGCGCAAGAAACGTGGTGAGAAGG AGGAGACGGAGTATGAATACAGCGGCAGTGATGAAGAAGATGAGAGCCGAGGGGATGAGAGGGAGTCCAG CAGCTCCATCCTGAACGTGCCGGGTGAGTCCACCCTGCGCAGGGACTTCTTGCGACTGCAGCAGGAGAACAAAGAGCGCTCGGAGGCGCTGAAGCGCCAACAGGCCCAGCTGGCGGCCCAGCGCCGTGACCCCGAGGAGCACAAGCGGCAGCTGCTGCACGACCGCCAGAAACGCATCgaggagcagaaggagcagCGGCGCAGGCTGGAGGAG CAACAGAGGAAGGAGCGTGAGATGGTGAggcagcagcaggagaaggCTCCACACCGTCGCCTCGACGATATGAGGCGAGAGGAGGACCGGAGGATGGCCGAGAGAGAGCAG gagtttATAAGGCATAAGttggaagaggagcagagacagTTAGAAATCCTTCAGCAGCAGCTGTTGCAGGAGCAGGCCTTGCTCATG gagtatAAGCGTaagcagctggaggagcagagacagTCAGAGCGTCTGCAGCGACAACTCCAGCAGGAGCACGCTTACCTCGTGTCCctacaacagcagcagcagcagcagcagcagcaggataAGAAGCCCCTCTACCACTACAGCAAGAACCTGGACAATAACAAGCCGGCCTGGGCCAGAGAG gtagaGGAGCGCAGTAAGCTGAACAGGCAGGGCTCTCCCAAAATCTGTACCACTGTCTCCGACACCAACATCCAATCACGCTCCGACTCgatcagccaatcaggagcTGTCCAGGCTGCACAGACTCCGCCCATGCAGAGACCTGTCGAACCACAGGGTGGCCAGGGCAAG TTCCAGATGGCGCACCTGGTGCCGCTGAAGCCGTACGCCGCGCCCGTCCCCCGCTCCCAGTCCCTCTGTGACCAGCCCACTAAGACCATGTCCGCCTTCCCCACCCAggacccctcccccacccccacaccccgcCCCCTACACTCCCGCGAGCTCGTCCGGCAGAACTCCGACCCCACCTCCGAGAGCCCCGCCCCTCAACAGCGCCCAATGAGGGATGACCACGGACCCTGGATCCGCCTCCCGGAGATTGAGCAGCCTCCAAAA ATTCCTCAGAGAACAGCGTCTATAGCTACAGCTCTTAACACTAACCTGTCGTCTGGCATCAGACATCCCGTACGAGCCAG TAATCCAGATCTGAGCCGCAATGACCGTTGGGAAAGAGGAGACAGCATGAATCTTATGTCCAACCTGCCTCAGACCGGCTCACTAGAGAGACACCGCATCCtca GCTCCTCCAAAATGGACACTTCTCCGATTCTCTCTCACGATGGACGTCACAAACCCGGAGAATCCCGCACCTCCTCCAGACCTAGCAGACCGGCG AGCTATAAGAGAGCAATAGGAGAG gaCCATGGCCTGTACCCgaaggagagggtggaggaacAGCCCCGGCCACCGGTGAAGGCCAACGACTATTCCTCATCCTCAGAGAGCAGCGAGAgcagtgaggagagtgagtgtggtGAAGGCGCGGAGGAGGAGAGCCCCAGTGACCG ACCCCGAGACGCAGATTCCGACTCCATCAACACCATGGTGGTacatgaggaagaggatggtgaAGGGGGGGAAGAAGATCGGGCCGGAGGATACGGAGACCAGACCATGCTGGTCCAGAGG ACCCCCGAGAAGCGTAACCATAACGGCTACACTAATCTACCTGACGTGGTTCAGCCGTCTCACTCCCCTACTGACTCTGCCTCCCACTCCTCCCCTGGGAAAGACTCCACCTTTGAC TATCAGTCAAGGGGAATGGTCAAAGCATCTGGGAAAACCTCCTTCACCACGTTTGTGGACCTTGGAATGTACCAACCATCCGGGGGGACAGGGGAGAACATGTCTGTGGGAG gtctGGGTTCGCGGTTTGACCAGCTGAAGCTGGAGGTGAGGAAGGGATCCATGGTTAACGTGAACCCCACAAACACTCGACCTGTGAGTGACACCCCCGAGATCCGCAAGTACAAGAAGAGGTTCAATTCGGAGATCCTCTGCGCTGCACTctggg gcgTGAACTTGCTAGTAGGAACAGAGAACGGGCTGAAGCTGCTGGACCGCAGTGGTCAGGGGAAGGTCTACCCACTGATCAACTCCCGCAGGTTCCAGCAGATGGATGTGCTCGAGGGTCTAAATCTGCTCATCACCATAtcag ggaAGAAGAATAAGGTGAGAGTGTATTACCTGGCCTGGCTGAGGAATAAGATCCTCCATAATGACCCGGAGGTGGAGAAGAAGCAAGGCTGGACCACTGTAGGGGAGATGGAGGGCTGCGTGCACTACAAAGTGG TGAAATACGAGCGTATTAAGTTTCTGGTGATCGCTCTGAAGAACGCAGTAGAAGTCTATGCGTGGGCCCCGAAACCTTACCACAAGTTCATGGCCTTCAAG TCATTCACTGACCTGCCTCATAAGCCTCAGCTGGTTGACCTGACGGTGGAGGAAGGTCAGAGGTTAAAGGTCATCTACGGCTCGAGCGCCGGGTTCCATGCCATCGACGTCGATTCCGGGAACAATTATGACATCTACATTCCGGTCCAT atACAATCTCAGGTGATGCCGCACGCGATCGTTTTCTTGCCCAGTTCGGATGGCAtggaaatgttgctgtgttacGAGGATGAAGGCGTCTACGTCAACACGTATGGACGCATCATCAAAGACGTGGTCCTGCAGTGGGGAGAGATGCCAACCTCTGTTG cccatATCTGTTCAAACCAGATCATGGGCTGGGGAGAGAAGGCCATTGAGATCCGCTCGGTGGAGACAGGCCACCTGGATGGGGTCTTCATGCATAAGAGAGCTCAGAGACTCAAGTTCCTCTGTGAGAGGAATGACAAG GTGTTCTTTGCCTCCGTGCGCTCTGGAGGGAGCAGTCAAGTCTACTTCATGACCCTGAACAGAAACTGCATTATGAACTGGTGA